One genomic segment of Komagataella phaffii GS115 chromosome 4, complete sequence includes these proteins:
- a CDS encoding AdoMet-dependent methyltransferase involved in rRNA processing and 60S ribosomal subunit maturation, translating to MGTKTQKKNSKGRLDRYYYLAKEKGYRARSSFKLLQINEKYGHFLEKSRVVIDLCAAPGSWCQVASQVCPVNALIIGVDIVQIKPLPNCLTFQSDITTEDCRSKLRGHMKTWKADTVLHDGAPNVGLGWVQDAFTQSQLTLQALKLAVENLGVGGTFVTKIFRSKDYNNLMWIFQQLFDKVEATKPPASRNVSAEIFVVCKGFKAPKRIDPRLLDPKEVFQEVQSGAANNEAKVFNPHKKVRKREGYEEEDYLQFKTLPLMDWVKQEVDVVNILGTLNQFTIDKEDPDWKQVKKMEQTTKEFLECCKDLKVLGKKDFKHLLKWRKKARLLLELDKVEEKEDALVDVEPLDEEAQITKELDELVQNERQKQKREKRKKNEQKQDIIRRMQMNMLTDMQIGVDAVKADSASLFNLKIAERTGKLDDLASGKRAMVFHSEKDKPKPMVIVEETKEVDSETEIDLLENELNMGYAHELQKKIEKNPRLLAKDKTEGDDEEWEGIVSAEERKSSDDDYSDDDSDFDSDTERVLDSLIANRKIEEHNNDTGLSTTAQSFFSDSVFQALDSDEEEEQQAASKKLQHTQSLQRVEEESENDEELDEAEGSSESEFEIVPPKSQWNEDEMDISDEEEDTNLTKANQKNVDLATVEAMTLAHQVALGRMTKKDLIEEGINKYSFRQTNGLPAWFIDDEKEHSKIVKPITKEASDAIKEKMRELNARPIKKVMEAKGRKKMRALRRFEKMRKKSDLINDDSAKSENDKAEQINALMRRLSKKENKKPKVTLIRATGKNRGVSGRPKGVKGKYKMVDGVLKNEQRALRRIEKKSKNKKKH from the coding sequence ATGGGTACAAAGActcagaagaaaaatagtAAAGGTCGTTTGGATAGGTACTATTACCTTGCAAAGGAGAAGGGGTATCGTGCCCGTTCTTCCTTCAAGCTACTACAAATCAATGAGAAATACGGTCATTTTTTAGAAAAGTCAAGAGTAGTGATTGATTTATGTGCTGCTCCAGGTTCTTGGTGTCAGGTTGCGTCGCAAGTTTGTCCAGTCAATGCTTTGATCATCGGTGTTGATATTGTTCAAATCAAACCTTTGCCAAATTGTCTGACTTTCCAATCTGATATTACAACTGAAGACTGCCGTTCCAAATTGAGAGGACACATGAAGACGTGGAAGGCGGACACAGTTTTGCATGATGGTGCCCCCAACGTGGGTCTGGGATGGGTTCAAGATGCATTTACTCAATCTCAATTAACCTTACAAGCTCTGAAGTTGGCTGTTGAGAATTTGGGAGTAGGTGGTACGTTTGTCACCAAGATTTTCAGATCCAAGGATTACAACAACTTGATGTGGATCTTTCAACAACTATTTGATAAAGTTGAGGCGACCAAGCCTCCAGCATCCCGTAATGTGTCTGCTGAAATTTTTGTAGTCTGTAAAGGATTCAAGGCCCCAAAGAGAATTGATCCCAGGTTATTAGACCCCAAAGAGGTCTTTCAGGAAGTTCAGTCTGGTGCAGCCAACAATGAGGCCAAGGTTTTCAACCCTCATAAAAAGGtgagaaagagagaaggttatgaagaagaagactaCCTTCAATTTAAGACTCTTCCTTTGATGGACTGGGTCAAACAGGAAGTTGACGTTGTCAACATTCTAGGAACTCTTAATCAATTTACTATTGACAAGGAAGACCCAGACTGGAAGCAAGTTAAAAAAATGGAGCAAACCACAAAGGAATTCTTGGAGTGCTGTAAAGATTTGAAAGTGTTGGGTaagaaagatttcaaaCACTTATTGaaatggagaaagaaggCTCGTTTGTTGCTTGAGCTGGACAAAgtggaagagaaagaagacGCTCTAGTAGATGTCGAGCCACTGGATGAGGAAGCTCAAATAACCAAGGAGTTGGATGAGCTGGTACAAAATGAGAgacaaaaacaaaagagagagaaaCGAAAGAAGAACGAACAGAAACAAGATATCATCAGAAGAATGCAAATGAACATGTTGACAGATATGCAGATTGGAGTTGACGCAGTAAAGGCAGATTCTGCTTCATtgttcaacttgaagatAGCTGAAAGAACGGGAAAGCTCGATGATTTAGCAAGTGGAAAAAGAGCTATGGTTTTTCATTCTGAGAAGGATAAACCGAAACCAATGGTAATAGTTGAAGAGACAAAGGAAGTTGACTCAGAGACCGAAATTGACCTTTTGGAAAACGAACTTAACATGGGTTATGCCCATGAGCtacaaaaaaagattgagaaGAATCCCCGACTGCTTGCAAAGGATAAAACTGAAGGTGACGATGAAGAATGGGAAGGGATCGTCAGTGCTGAAGAACGTAAAAGTTCTGATGACGATTATTCCGATGATGACAGTGATTTCGACTCTGATACGGAGAGAGTGCTTGACTCGTTGATTGCTAACAGAAAAATAGAGGAACATAATAATGATACCGGATTGAGTACCACTGCTCAGTCCTTTTTCAGTGATTCTGTTTTTCAGGCACTTGActctgatgaagaggaggaaCAACAAGCAGCATCTAAGAAACTCCAGCATACTCAGAGTTTGCAGCGGGTCGAAGAAGAGTCAGAAAATGACGAAGAGTTGGATGAAGCCGAAGGCAGCTCAGAGtcagagtttgaaattgttccaCCCAAGAGTCAATGGAACGAGGATGAAATGGACatttctgatgaagaggaagataCAAACTTGACTAAGGCcaatcaaaagaatgtAGATCTGGCTACGGTTGAAGCCATGACTTTGGCCCACCAAGTTGCTTTGGGACGCATGaccaagaaagatttgatagaAGAAGGTATCAACAAATACTCGTTCCGCCAAACCAACGGTCTCCCCGCGTGGTTTATTGATGACGAGAAGGAACATAGTAAGATCGTCAAACCTATTACCAAAGAAGCTTCAGACGcaatcaaagagaaaatgCGTGAACTGAATGCCAGACCTATCAAGAAGGTCATGGAAGCTAAgggaagaaagaagatgagaGCTCTTAGAAGATTTGagaagatgagaaagaagTCCGATCTTATTAATGACGATAGTGCCAAGTCTGAAAACGACAAGGCGGAGCAAATCAATGCCCTGATGCGTAGGTTatccaagaaggagaacaAGAAACCAAAGGTCACTCTTATTAGAGCCACTGGTAAGAATAGAGGAGTCAGTGGTAGACCAAAGGGTGTGAAAGGAAAGTATAAGATGGTTGATGGTGTGCTCAAGAATGAACAGAGAGCCCTCAGGAGGattgagaagaagagcaagaacaagaagaagcatTGA